The Gemmata palustris genome includes a region encoding these proteins:
- a CDS encoding sterol desaturase family protein, which produces MLTVTTILIAFALAFPVGTLVEYVLHRWLLHARSRTFVSHRHRMHHKSNEADTLWGDFRDFSLGAVPFCWLGFLHSPVAGTGFLLGGAAYVFVLALVHKLSHERPRLVFWMRPTSHELHHGETPRYNFGIVTRLWDRVFGTFADHGITSRHPRHGGTR; this is translated from the coding sequence ATGTTAACCGTGACCACGATCCTGATTGCGTTCGCATTAGCGTTTCCCGTTGGAACACTCGTCGAGTACGTCCTCCACCGGTGGCTCCTCCACGCCCGGAGCCGCACGTTCGTGTCACACCGGCACCGGATGCACCACAAATCGAACGAAGCCGACACGCTGTGGGGCGACTTCCGCGACTTCTCCCTCGGGGCGGTTCCGTTCTGCTGGTTGGGGTTCCTGCACTCGCCGGTCGCGGGCACCGGGTTCCTTCTGGGCGGTGCGGCCTACGTGTTCGTGCTCGCGCTGGTCCACAAACTGTCCCACGAGCGCCCGCGGCTCGTGTTCTGGATGCGCCCGACCTCACACGAACTGCACCACGGCGAAACCCCGCGCTACAACTTCGGCATCGTCACCCGGTTATGGGACCGCGTGTTCGGCACCTTCGCCGACCACGGAATCACGTCACGTCACCCGCGCCACGGGGGCACGCGATGA
- a CDS encoding ECF-type sigma factor, producing the protein MSAEGSITRFLGPLRAGDERAVQKIWETYYERLVSLARKKLGSAPRRAADEEDAALSAFDNFCRGAVEGRFPRLLDRDDLWQILLVLTVRKTVNLLKHENALKRGGRAPRASANLGDTSGDEAALAQLIDREPDPGVAVEVAEECRRLLEKLSDPELRAVAVWKMEGHTNEEIAAKLGRSLGSVERKLRVIRTLWGQELPP; encoded by the coding sequence ATGTCCGCTGAGGGTTCCATCACTCGCTTCCTCGGCCCGCTCCGAGCCGGCGACGAACGGGCCGTTCAGAAGATCTGGGAGACCTACTACGAGCGCCTTGTGAGCCTCGCCCGGAAGAAACTCGGTTCCGCCCCGCGCCGGGCCGCGGACGAAGAAGACGCCGCCCTCAGTGCGTTCGACAACTTCTGTCGCGGCGCGGTCGAGGGGCGGTTCCCGCGACTGCTCGATCGGGACGATTTGTGGCAAATCTTGTTGGTCCTCACCGTCCGCAAAACCGTCAACCTGTTGAAGCACGAGAACGCCCTGAAACGTGGTGGTCGGGCGCCGCGTGCCTCTGCCAACCTCGGTGATACGAGCGGCGACGAGGCCGCGCTGGCTCAACTGATCGACCGGGAACCGGATCCGGGGGTCGCGGTCGAAGTGGCAGAGGAGTGTCGGCGGCTCTTGGAAAAGTTGAGCGATCCCGAACTGCGCGCGGTGGCGGTCTGGAAGATGGAGGGCCACACGAACGAGGAAATCGCCGCCAAACTGGGTCGATCGCTGGGTAGTGTGGAGCGGAAGTTGCGCGTGATCCGAACCCTCTGGGGGCAGGAGCTGCCGCCGTGA
- a CDS encoding DUF7638 domain-containing protein, which yields MSDELAFLRGLLASPEEDTLRLVYADWLEECGDPRAAFLRLEVALHRTETDARTRKQRERLHQARSALDARWLAQVDRPQAGWRIVRTKPAPKTYGKAISAFIHNGSYFLSTVDVFADGAINCWGFVDLALFRDKLAQGWVVPRARVGGTVSIHNLGQARVVAANWGRTRRDIQREVMETLSELNPSLEGLLDMQGTDIEVRNGVRYAKLGLGQAKPYRISPEGDEIAGAELPVLEVVADGYRLRRWLIYADGLSQLGYANELFPLGAVARMFEEGRLTLSVPAGAWVTLDGLGRFQAGEGYWSTKPAERLREAADILDQLNGRPGAIQRCIEAHQAYRSDPSRDRRKTLRAAYAAVPEHLRRFCGDMDSKDGPIRSILARFQREDESE from the coding sequence ATGTCCGACGAACTGGCTTTTCTCCGCGGGCTGCTCGCGAGCCCGGAAGAAGACACCTTACGGTTGGTCTACGCCGACTGGCTGGAAGAATGCGGTGATCCGCGCGCCGCGTTCCTGCGGCTCGAGGTCGCGTTGCACCGAACCGAAACCGACGCCCGAACCCGCAAACAGCGCGAGCGGCTCCACCAGGCCCGGAGCGCACTCGACGCCCGCTGGTTAGCGCAGGTCGACCGCCCGCAGGCCGGTTGGCGGATCGTCCGAACGAAGCCGGCACCGAAGACCTACGGTAAGGCGATCTCGGCGTTCATCCACAACGGCAGCTATTTCCTCTCGACGGTTGACGTGTTCGCCGACGGCGCGATCAACTGCTGGGGCTTCGTCGATTTAGCGCTTTTTCGGGACAAACTCGCTCAGGGTTGGGTGGTGCCGCGGGCGCGAGTTGGGGGAACCGTCAGTATCCACAATCTGGGCCAAGCCCGTGTGGTCGCCGCGAACTGGGGACGTACTCGCCGGGACATCCAACGCGAAGTGATGGAAACTCTGAGTGAGTTGAACCCGTCGTTGGAAGGGTTACTCGATATGCAGGGGACGGACATTGAGGTACGCAACGGCGTGCGCTACGCCAAACTCGGTCTGGGCCAAGCGAAGCCGTATCGCATCTCCCCGGAGGGCGATGAGATCGCGGGCGCGGAACTCCCCGTGCTCGAAGTCGTCGCAGACGGTTATCGACTGCGCCGCTGGCTCATCTACGCCGACGGCCTCTCGCAACTCGGTTACGCCAACGAACTGTTCCCGCTGGGAGCGGTCGCGCGGATGTTCGAGGAGGGCCGGCTGACGCTGTCGGTGCCGGCGGGGGCGTGGGTCACTCTGGACGGGCTCGGGCGCTTCCAGGCCGGGGAAGGGTACTGGTCCACTAAACCCGCCGAGCGCCTGCGTGAAGCCGCTGACATCCTCGATCAGTTGAACGGCCGCCCGGGTGCGATTCAGCGCTGCATCGAAGCCCACCAAGCCTACCGGTCGGACCCGAGCCGGGACCGGCGCAAGACCCTGCGCGCGGCTTACGCGGCCGTGCCCGAGCACTTGCGCCGGTTCTGCGGCGACATGGACTCGAAGGACGGGCCGATCCGAAGCATCCTCGCTCGCTTCCAGCGCGAAGACGAGTCGGAATAA
- the ahcY gene encoding adenosylhomocysteinase — MTTVAQKPATFNDYHVADIALAPWGRREIAIAETEMPGLMAIREEYAARQPLKGARVTGSLHMTIQTAVLIETLKALGAEVRWASCNIFSTQDHAAAAIAAVGIPVFAYKGESLTEYWEYTHNIFEWADGGHTNMILDDGGDATLLLHLGARAEADIHVLDKPTSEEERVLYAAIKKRIASQPGWYAERLAAVKGVTEETTTGVHRLYQMHKRGELKFPAINVNDSVTKSKFDNLYGCRESLVDGIKRATDVMIAGKVAVVAGYGDVGKGSAQALRALSAQVWVTEIDPICALQAAMEGYRVVTMEYAADKADIFVTTTGNFRVITHDHMKAMKNQAIVCNIGHFDNEIDVASLEDYRWEEIKPQVDHVIFPDGKRIILLAKGRLVNLGCGTGHPSYVMSSSFANQTLAQIELWQHNAKYPVGVYVLPKKLDEHVARLQLKKLNVQLTELTTEQAAYIHVPKEGPYKTDHYRY, encoded by the coding sequence GTGACCACTGTTGCGCAAAAACCTGCTACTTTCAACGACTACCACGTCGCCGACATCGCGCTCGCCCCCTGGGGCCGCCGCGAGATCGCCATCGCCGAAACCGAGATGCCCGGCCTCATGGCCATCCGCGAGGAGTACGCTGCGCGCCAGCCCCTCAAGGGTGCCCGCGTTACCGGCTCGCTCCACATGACCATTCAGACGGCCGTCCTGATCGAGACGCTTAAGGCTCTCGGGGCCGAGGTCCGCTGGGCCTCGTGCAACATCTTCTCGACCCAGGACCACGCCGCCGCCGCCATCGCCGCCGTCGGTATCCCCGTGTTCGCCTACAAGGGCGAGTCCCTCACCGAGTACTGGGAGTACACCCACAACATCTTCGAGTGGGCCGACGGCGGGCACACGAACATGATCCTCGACGACGGCGGCGACGCGACCCTGCTGCTGCACCTCGGCGCCCGCGCCGAGGCGGACATTCACGTCCTCGACAAGCCCACCAGTGAGGAGGAGCGCGTCCTCTACGCCGCCATCAAGAAGCGGATCGCGTCGCAGCCGGGCTGGTACGCCGAGCGGCTCGCCGCCGTCAAGGGCGTGACCGAGGAAACCACCACCGGCGTCCACCGCCTCTACCAGATGCACAAGCGCGGCGAGCTGAAGTTCCCCGCCATCAACGTGAACGACTCGGTCACCAAGTCCAAGTTCGACAACCTGTACGGGTGCCGCGAGTCGCTGGTGGACGGCATCAAGCGGGCCACCGACGTGATGATCGCGGGCAAGGTCGCCGTCGTCGCCGGCTACGGGGACGTGGGCAAGGGCTCGGCCCAGGCCCTGCGCGCCCTCTCCGCCCAGGTGTGGGTCACCGAGATCGACCCCATTTGCGCGCTGCAAGCCGCGATGGAAGGGTACCGCGTCGTGACGATGGAGTACGCCGCTGACAAGGCCGACATCTTCGTGACGACCACTGGCAACTTCAGGGTCATCACGCACGACCACATGAAGGCGATGAAGAACCAGGCCATCGTCTGCAACATCGGTCACTTCGACAACGAGATCGACGTGGCGTCGCTGGAAGACTACCGCTGGGAGGAGATCAAGCCGCAGGTCGATCACGTCATCTTCCCGGACGGCAAGCGGATCATCCTGCTCGCCAAGGGGCGCCTGGTCAACCTCGGCTGCGGCACCGGCCACCCCTCTTACGTGATGAGTTCCTCCTTCGCGAACCAGACCCTCGCGCAGATCGAGCTCTGGCAGCACAACGCCAAGTACCCCGTCGGCGTTTACGTCCTGCCCAAGAAACTGGACGAGCACGTCGCCCGGTTGCAGCTCAAGAAGTTGAACGTCCAACTCACCGAGCTGACGACTGAACAGGCCGCCTACATCCACGTCCCGAAGGAAGGCCCCTACAAGACCGACCACTACCGCTATTGA
- a CDS encoding RNA polymerase sigma factor: MPRSAVALVRFAAPPASRTTDTQLLRTFISARTDDAFAELVRRHGPMVLAVCRRILSDAHDAEDAFQAVFLVLARKAGAVRGSNVAGWLYSVAVRTARGVRIMRDRRKHLLTAPGTRASAPTTPDALVVTEQAAIIDEELAKLPDFLREAVVMCELRGLSRKQAALELGIAEGTLSSRLAAAKRKLAERLSARGVTSAVALSALLPSVAVSAGLLRTTTAAVRGAAGGVANAAASTVLKGMLFDQLRAVALTAALVATVVCGGYAMTTSPGSPSDAKPLAPAPRLAEDPAAPLVKQLGSEDFNERETADKELRKLGSRAEPALKAGLKSENPEVRTRAAAILTVARKTALDDLVKTFDPTKADDEPSHPIWKRYRAITGNTRASRDLFALIVKHADWLHRLDTAEAGPESAEQQYREAMVHVGRHFLGNLRVFFEISVWPCDRGEETAYLMLLGSYPGTEKARSKCAGEEAELLLHGEGRVHFARGLELGLQGKILEQSPKFRPDAVDAAPGMNRVFGKLLASWLTHRTEPAVIYCAFELAVKWRIADVLSAARTIAADKGRGPDSRCAALHAVAQFGNIADLPLFTPLYDDPTALVVPPSPSVGLGPRSRRMQVSDHAIGLALLLCDQDPFEFGFPYAQNRFARENGRPVVAVYFGEPFGFSNEEARTAAHTKARAFLDKQKDVVKPDPAHMKFVEQLGSEDFAEREAAQKQLKELGSKARAALEIGLKSGNAEITKRCRELLDQLFRAEFDATHWKRFAKVIGDDKPSRALFERIRSLPHNVALLDAVAADPSTAGKLYHDRWAELNKAARIPIGVGSFQLVAAPLADVVGWMYLGTFPGTEGAFHTSHSLDFLPGGKHSNDAIAAALKDKTVAPAIRQLVGKWTAARVDYTGRAHGLQLALDFGIEEVLPAARETVRAKVKDDPYPGNTARNVGLAILAVGKLGTKDDLPLLEAHAANGAQSGVFLHDPPTKPGEPVFRIYRTPVEGQDTTTQLRDVATAMRLHLLGQDPDDFGFYWRWPHGPDAGKRMNPEDRFGPYSVGFLRDADRVAAHKKAKEWFDKQKK, encoded by the coding sequence ATGCCCCGCTCCGCCGTCGCGCTCGTGCGCTTTGCCGCACCGCCCGCGTCCAGAACCACGGACACTCAACTCCTCCGCACGTTCATCAGCGCGCGCACCGACGATGCGTTCGCCGAACTGGTCCGGCGGCACGGGCCGATGGTGCTCGCGGTGTGTCGCCGCATTCTGTCCGACGCGCACGACGCGGAAGACGCCTTCCAAGCCGTGTTCCTGGTACTCGCGCGCAAAGCGGGCGCGGTTCGTGGGTCGAACGTGGCGGGGTGGCTCTACAGCGTGGCCGTGCGAACCGCCCGGGGAGTACGCATCATGCGCGATCGGCGGAAACACCTACTCACGGCTCCGGGAACCAGAGCCAGCGCCCCCACAACCCCGGACGCACTCGTCGTCACGGAGCAAGCCGCCATCATTGACGAGGAACTGGCGAAACTCCCCGATTTCCTGCGTGAAGCCGTTGTGATGTGTGAACTGCGTGGGCTGTCCCGCAAGCAGGCCGCGCTCGAGCTGGGCATCGCCGAAGGTACCCTCTCCAGTCGGCTCGCCGCCGCGAAACGGAAACTCGCGGAGCGTCTATCGGCGCGGGGTGTAACGTCCGCCGTCGCGCTGAGCGCACTGCTCCCGTCCGTCGCGGTGTCCGCCGGGTTGCTCCGAACGACGACGGCCGCCGTGCGCGGGGCCGCGGGGGGCGTGGCGAACGCGGCCGCGTCCACGGTGCTCAAGGGAATGCTATTCGACCAACTGAGGGCCGTTGCGCTCACCGCCGCACTGGTCGCTACTGTCGTGTGTGGCGGATACGCGATGACGACTTCGCCCGGCTCCCCTTCGGACGCGAAGCCCCTCGCACCCGCTCCGCGTCTCGCCGAAGACCCGGCCGCCCCGCTGGTAAAACAACTCGGCAGCGAAGACTTCAACGAGCGCGAGACCGCGGACAAAGAACTGCGCAAACTCGGCTCGAGAGCCGAACCCGCGCTGAAAGCCGGTCTGAAGTCCGAAAACCCCGAAGTGCGCACACGCGCCGCAGCGATCCTGACTGTGGCCCGGAAGACCGCGCTCGATGATCTGGTAAAAACCTTTGACCCTACTAAAGCCGACGACGAACCGAGCCACCCCATCTGGAAGCGCTACCGGGCCATCACCGGGAACACCCGTGCGAGCCGCGATTTGTTCGCACTGATCGTTAAGCACGCGGACTGGCTGCACCGGCTCGACACCGCGGAAGCCGGTCCCGAATCAGCGGAGCAACAATACCGTGAGGCAATGGTTCACGTTGGCCGGCATTTCCTGGGCAACCTGCGCGTGTTCTTCGAGATCTCGGTGTGGCCGTGCGACCGTGGCGAAGAGACCGCGTACCTGATGCTCCTCGGCAGTTACCCCGGCACCGAAAAGGCGCGGTCCAAATGTGCCGGTGAAGAGGCTGAACTGCTCTTGCACGGCGAGGGGCGCGTCCACTTCGCACGCGGATTGGAACTCGGGCTCCAGGGTAAGATACTCGAACAGAGCCCCAAGTTTCGCCCCGATGCGGTTGATGCAGCGCCGGGAATGAATCGCGTTTTTGGAAAATTGCTCGCATCGTGGCTCACCCACCGGACCGAACCGGCCGTCATCTACTGTGCGTTCGAGCTGGCCGTGAAGTGGCGCATAGCAGACGTGTTATCCGCGGCTCGAACCATCGCGGCCGACAAGGGCCGCGGACCGGATTCCCGGTGCGCCGCCCTGCACGCCGTCGCCCAGTTCGGCAATATCGCGGACCTACCGCTATTCACCCCGCTCTACGACGACCCAACGGCTCTCGTCGTTCCCCCTTCGCCGTCGGTCGGACTCGGCCCGCGCTCGCGCCGCATGCAGGTCAGCGACCACGCCATCGGTCTCGCGCTCTTACTGTGCGATCAAGACCCGTTCGAGTTCGGGTTCCCCTACGCACAGAACCGTTTCGCGCGCGAGAACGGCCGCCCGGTCGTCGCGGTCTACTTCGGGGAGCCGTTCGGCTTTTCCAACGAAGAAGCTCGCACCGCGGCCCACACGAAGGCGCGAGCGTTCCTCGATAAGCAGAAGGACGTAGTGAAACCGGACCCGGCGCACATGAAGTTCGTCGAGCAACTCGGCAGCGAGGATTTCGCCGAGCGGGAGGCGGCGCAGAAACAGCTGAAGGAACTCGGATCGAAAGCCCGTGCCGCTCTCGAAATTGGGCTGAAGTCCGGGAACGCGGAGATCACAAAGCGGTGCCGCGAGTTGCTCGACCAACTGTTCCGCGCCGAGTTCGACGCGACACACTGGAAGCGGTTCGCAAAGGTGATCGGCGACGACAAGCCGAGTCGTGCCCTCTTCGAGCGCATTCGGAGCCTACCCCACAACGTCGCGTTGCTCGACGCCGTTGCCGCGGACCCGAGCACGGCCGGCAAACTCTACCACGACCGCTGGGCCGAACTGAACAAGGCCGCGCGCATCCCGATCGGGGTCGGATCGTTCCAGCTCGTTGCCGCGCCGCTCGCGGACGTGGTGGGATGGATGTATTTGGGTACCTTCCCCGGCACGGAAGGGGCGTTCCACACGTCCCACAGCCTCGACTTCCTGCCCGGTGGGAAGCACTCAAATGATGCGATTGCGGCCGCACTCAAGGACAAAACTGTTGCGCCCGCGATTCGTCAACTCGTCGGTAAATGGACTGCGGCGCGGGTCGATTACACCGGCCGCGCGCATGGCCTCCAACTCGCGCTCGATTTTGGTATCGAAGAGGTGCTCCCCGCCGCGCGCGAGACCGTTCGAGCGAAAGTCAAGGACGACCCGTACCCGGGAAACACGGCGCGGAATGTCGGGCTTGCAATTCTCGCTGTTGGCAAACTCGGCACGAAGGACGATCTCCCGTTGCTGGAGGCACACGCGGCAAACGGTGCCCAGTCCGGTGTCTTCCTCCACGATCCGCCGACGAAACCGGGCGAACCGGTCTTCCGCATCTACCGGACACCAGTCGAGGGGCAGGACACCACGACCCAGTTGCGCGACGTGGCCACCGCGATGCGGCTGCACCTACTCGGCCAAGACCCGGACGACTTCGGCTTCTACTGGCGCTGGCCCCACGGCCCGGACGCCGGGAAGCGCATGAATCCCGAAGATCGATTCGGCCCGTACTCGGTTGGGTTCCTGCGCGACGCCGATCGCGTTGCGGCACACAAGAAAGCAAAGGAGTGGTTCGACAAGCAGAAGAAGTGA
- a CDS encoding protein kinase domain-containing protein gives MSATLSWDDDARARLLRVERACDEFEDALRAGLRPLIEDLLGRAAELDRPTLLRELLLLELHYRGRTGDAPNPDEYHRRFPEYPELVARAFTGVPTEPPTLVESSSTNTVPERPRVEVPGYELLGELGRGGMGVVYEARQIKLNRPVALKMILAGAHADTGQQARFLAEAHAIARLRHPHIVQIHEIGEADHLPYFVLEFVEGGNLAQKLDGSPQPFRAAARLVELLARAVSYAHERGVVHRDLKPGNVLLTEAGEPKIADFGLAKVADVGASLTVTGAVMGSPSYMAPEQARGDGKSVDAAADVYALGVILFELLTGRVPFVAETTAALLRMVESEEAPAPRSFSPAVPKELEAVCLKCLEKEPSHRYPTALALAEDVANFLAGKPMAHVKVPGAWARFRRRCRRKPVLTKIVSFTGFFSLVALVALGVTLPPRDDSLWRVQRSHKLTVGIDPNCPPYAFKKDGQLTGFDVELARAIAARLGVEAEHHELYWDWAGMNRELKTRRLDVLLSATTITEERKQQVAFIEYARDPLVFTARPGALFASPRDLVGKIIAVQEGTTAQDTVERLQREGLGSKEIVRYRSSPEPFAAVQSGTADLALDHQLIARYASRERKLVIQGEVGCALDSEPLGIALRTEARALRKAIEDALRAMKDDGEFDRIRDQWAR, from the coding sequence GTGAGTGCCACTTTATCATGGGACGATGACGCGCGTGCGCGGCTGCTCCGGGTAGAGCGGGCGTGCGACGAGTTCGAGGACGCCTTGCGCGCGGGCCTTCGTCCTTTGATCGAAGATTTATTGGGCCGCGCCGCGGAACTCGACCGGCCGACGCTCCTTCGCGAGCTGCTGCTACTGGAGTTGCACTACCGCGGCCGGACGGGTGATGCGCCGAACCCCGACGAGTACCACCGGCGTTTCCCGGAGTACCCCGAGTTGGTCGCACGCGCCTTCACCGGGGTACCCACAGAACCGCCGACGTTGGTTGAGAGTTCGAGCACCAATACGGTGCCCGAACGTCCCCGGGTTGAGGTACCCGGCTACGAATTGCTCGGCGAGTTGGGGCGCGGCGGGATGGGCGTCGTGTACGAGGCGCGGCAAATCAAATTGAACCGCCCGGTGGCGCTCAAAATGATCCTGGCCGGGGCACACGCGGACACGGGGCAGCAGGCCCGGTTCTTGGCGGAAGCGCACGCGATCGCCCGGCTGCGCCACCCCCATATCGTGCAGATCCACGAAATCGGCGAGGCCGATCACCTGCCCTACTTCGTTCTGGAGTTCGTCGAGGGCGGGAACCTGGCGCAGAAACTCGATGGGTCCCCGCAACCGTTTCGCGCTGCCGCCCGGTTGGTCGAACTACTCGCGCGGGCCGTTTCCTACGCTCACGAGCGCGGGGTCGTACACCGCGACCTGAAACCGGGGAACGTGCTTTTGACCGAAGCCGGTGAGCCGAAGATCGCCGATTTCGGGCTGGCGAAAGTGGCTGACGTCGGGGCGAGCCTGACCGTGACCGGCGCGGTGATGGGTAGCCCCAGTTACATGGCGCCCGAACAGGCGCGCGGGGACGGCAAGAGCGTCGACGCGGCCGCGGACGTGTACGCGCTCGGGGTGATCCTGTTCGAGTTACTCACCGGGCGCGTTCCCTTTGTTGCCGAGACCACGGCCGCGCTCTTGCGCATGGTCGAGAGCGAAGAGGCTCCCGCGCCGAGGTCGTTTTCCCCCGCGGTGCCAAAAGAGCTGGAGGCGGTCTGTCTGAAGTGTCTGGAAAAGGAGCCGAGTCACCGGTACCCAACCGCGCTCGCGCTCGCAGAAGACGTCGCCAACTTCCTCGCCGGGAAGCCTATGGCTCACGTCAAAGTACCCGGTGCTTGGGCACGGTTCCGCCGGCGGTGTCGGCGCAAGCCGGTGCTCACGAAAATAGTGAGTTTTACCGGCTTCTTCAGCCTCGTCGCGCTGGTCGCACTCGGAGTCACTCTACCGCCCCGCGATGATTCCCTCTGGCGCGTCCAGCGCTCCCACAAGCTGACCGTCGGCATCGATCCGAATTGTCCGCCTTACGCCTTCAAGAAAGACGGCCAGCTCACGGGGTTCGACGTGGAACTGGCGCGCGCGATCGCCGCCCGATTAGGGGTGGAGGCGGAGCACCACGAGTTGTATTGGGATTGGGCCGGGATGAACCGCGAACTTAAGACCCGGCGCCTTGATGTTCTCCTTTCGGCCACGACCATCACCGAGGAGCGGAAACAGCAGGTCGCGTTCATTGAGTACGCGCGCGACCCGCTCGTGTTCACCGCGCGCCCCGGAGCGCTCTTCGCAAGTCCGCGCGACTTGGTTGGTAAGATCATCGCGGTGCAGGAGGGTACCACCGCGCAGGACACCGTCGAGCGCTTGCAGCGCGAGGGTTTGGGGAGCAAGGAGATCGTGCGCTATCGTAGTTCACCCGAACCGTTCGCCGCCGTTCAGTCCGGGACTGCCGACCTCGCCCTGGATCACCAGTTGATCGCCCGGTACGCGAGCCGGGAGCGCAAACTGGTGATCCAGGGCGAGGTCGGGTGTGCCCTCGACTCCGAACCGCTCGGGATCGCGCTCCGAACGGAGGCTCGCGCGCTCCGAAAAGCGATCGAGGACGCGCTCCGGGCCATGAAAGACGACGGCGAATTCGATCGGATTCGCGACCAGTGGGCGCGCTGA
- a CDS encoding fatty acid desaturase CarF family protein, giving the protein MNTPARPSTQGEPEFPLQPIEVVSVLGAIGLVLTHVALFARMPEFWHWTTPVVIVLGLLGADFFAAVLHWAGDTWGTEHTPWVGRRFLHPFRYHHARPLEMLKSNFFTTNGDTALSALPFLLVPFLIPLGTAGGRITALFFAAVGGWGMWTSQFHQWAHMKSPPRVVAWLQRRGAILSREHHRKHHKAPFATNYGITTGWCDGFLNAIRFFQTLEWSVTKLTGCEPRSESVPIATERPRGTNQQEVS; this is encoded by the coding sequence ATGAATACCCCGGCGCGACCAAGCACTCAGGGTGAGCCCGAATTCCCGCTCCAGCCGATCGAAGTGGTCTCGGTCCTCGGAGCGATCGGGCTGGTACTGACACACGTGGCCCTGTTCGCCCGCATGCCCGAGTTCTGGCACTGGACAACACCGGTCGTCATCGTGCTCGGGCTGCTCGGCGCGGACTTCTTCGCCGCGGTACTTCATTGGGCCGGGGACACATGGGGAACAGAACACACGCCGTGGGTCGGCAGGCGCTTCTTGCACCCGTTCCGGTACCACCACGCCCGCCCACTCGAGATGCTGAAGAGTAACTTCTTCACCACCAACGGCGACACGGCTCTCTCCGCCCTTCCCTTTCTCCTGGTGCCGTTCTTGATCCCGCTCGGTACCGCGGGCGGGCGCATCACCGCCTTGTTCTTCGCCGCAGTTGGCGGCTGGGGAATGTGGACGAGCCAGTTTCACCAGTGGGCGCACATGAAATCGCCGCCGCGCGTGGTCGCGTGGTTGCAGCGGCGCGGGGCGATTCTGAGTCGCGAGCACCATCGCAAACATCACAAGGCGCCGTTCGCAACGAACTACGGCATTACCACGGGCTGGTGCGACGGGTTCCTGAACGCGATCCGCTTCTTCCAAACTCTCGAATGGAGCGTGACCAAACTTACCGGATGCGAACCGCGAAGTGAGTCCGTTCCCATTGCAACTGAGCGCCCGCGTGGAACCAACCAACAGGAGGTTTCCTGA